One stretch of Gadus chalcogrammus isolate NIFS_2021 chromosome 14, NIFS_Gcha_1.0, whole genome shotgun sequence DNA includes these proteins:
- the LOC130403128 gene encoding zinc-binding protein A33-like, protein MAEENPPPLKHFLTCSVCTEILKDPVSLSCHHSFCSSCLQDFWAQAENKNCPVCKRKDSKDIVVNFSLKELADSYAGRQRSAPSDEAQVVCTEHLKDIKWFCKDEQRAVCHVCEFPHHQGHTVVPLEEQVQELKQQLTHDLKALQARRSRHQELEETYEAMVPHLKGQRVKTERRIRAEFEQLHRFLREEEEARVEALREEEEQKRKRILLKRNTLQEQIRSLSESLSAVEADLQKDGLSFLSASTRSRTSARALLSGSDPQLLPGALLDEAKHLGNLAHRVWEKMGQRTTFSPVTLDPNTAARSLSLSDDLTSVRRSDVIQKVPNNPERFSQYTNVLGSEGFSSGEHCWEVEVGDHPHWFIGVAKESVERKGECSASPDNGNWCLVHLSGKYTLGAGQTLTLKRTPERIRVQLDYDGGEVSFYDPEDMTLIYTYQDTFTENIFPWFALGPAGEARNKDVRVCGDPSRTKPCK, encoded by the coding sequence ATGGCTGAAGaaaaccctcctcctctcaaacATTTCCTGACCTGCAGCGTGTGCACTGAGATCCTCAAGGACCCGGTGTCTTTGAGCTGTCACCACAGCTTCTGTTCCAGCTGTCTCCAGGACTTCTGGGCCCAAGCTGAGAACAAAAACTGTCCCGTCTGTAAGAGGAAAGACTCAAAGGATATAGTTGTTAACTTTTCCCTCAAGGAGCTCGCTGACTCCTACGCTGGAAGACAGAGGTCTGCCCCCTCTGATGAGGCCCAGGTGGTCTGCACTGAGCACTTAAAGGATATCAAGTGGTTCTGTAAGGACGAGCAGAgagctgtgtgtcatgtgtgtgagttCCCTCACCACCAGGGTCACACAGTGGTTCCTCTAGAAGAACAAGTCCAGGAGCTGAAGCAGCAGCTGACACATGACCTCAAGGCTCTACAGGCCAGGAGGAGCAGAcaccaggagctggaggagacgtaTGAGGCCATGGTTCCTCACCTCAAGGGACAGCGGGTGAAGACCGAGAGGCGGATCAGAGCAGAGTTTGAACAGCTTCACCGGTtcctgagagaggaagaggaggccagagtggaggccctgagagaggaagaggagcagaagaggaagaggatcctCCTGAAGAGGAACACCCTTCAGGAGCAGATCCGGTCTCTCTCAGAGAGTCTCTCGGCTGTAGAAGCAGACCTGCAGAAGGACGGCCTGTCGTTCCTCAGCGCTTCCACGCGCTCCCGGACCAGCGCCAGAGCCCTGCTCTCCGGTTCTGATCCCCAGCTGCTTCCTGGAGCGCTGCTGGACGAGGCCAAACACCTGGGAAACCTGGCCCACAGAGTCTGGGAGAAGATGGGGCAGAGGACCACCTTCAGCCCCGTTACTCTGGACCCAAACACTGCAGcacgctcactctctctgtctgatgaTCTGACCAGCGTGAGACGTAGCGATGTAATCCAGAAGGTTCCTAACAACCCAGAGAGGTTCAGTCAGTACACTAATGTTCTGGGTTCTGAGGGCTTCAGCTCAGGGGAACActgctgggaggtggaggtgggagacCATCCTCACTGGTTTATAGGTGTTGCTAAAGAGTCagtggagaggaaaggagagtgtTCGGCTTCACCAGATAATGGAAACTGGTGTTTAGTCCACCTCAGTGGAAAGTACACTCTGGGTGCTGGTCAAACCCTGACATTGAAGAGGACTCCAGAGAGGATCAGAGTCCAGCTGGACTATGATGGAGGGGAGGTGTCCTTCTACGACCCTGAAGACATGACTCTCATCTACACCTATCAAGACACTTTCACTGAAAACATCTTCCCTTGGTTTGCTCTTGGACCAGCAGGTGAAGCCCGGAACAAAGATGTTAGAGTGTGTGGTGACCCCTCACGCACTAAGCCATGTAAATGA